The following proteins come from a genomic window of Coffea arabica cultivar ET-39 chromosome 11c, Coffea Arabica ET-39 HiFi, whole genome shotgun sequence:
- the LOC113717353 gene encoding LOB domain-containing protein 40-like — protein sequence MRMSCNGCRVLRKGCGEDCTLRPCLQWIKTPESQANATVFLAKFYGRAGLVNLINAGPDHLRPEIFRSLLYEACGRIINPIYGSVGLLWSGNWQRCQAAVEAVLEGSPIMQVSTDDAAAGGHPITPLKDCDIRHLSKKSNGIHRVRTRNRFKRSGFKSQVDSVPEFMNETTKFSITGWNDDEENDGSEEELMKRAPSHDSFSVETVEPTLVSRAEQGRVVKSETILVGEDDDLVLDLTLGVNPVVRTHLSAGGRRL from the exons ATGAGGATGAGCTGCAATGGCTGCAGAGTCCTCCGCAAAGGCTGCGGTGAAGACTGCACGCTTAGACCATGCCTTCAATGGATCAAAACCCCTGAATCCCAAGCCAATGCTACCGTCTTTCTTGCCAAGTTTTACGGCCGTGCCGGCCTCGTCAACCTCATCAATGCTGGCCCTGATCACCTCCGCCCAG AGATATTCAGGTCACTGCTTTATGAAGCATGTGGGAGAATCATCAACCCTATATATGGATCAGTGGGGTTGCTGTGGTCTGGAAATTGGCAACGCTGCCAAGCAGCCGTGGAGGCAGTCTTGGAGGGCTCTCCGATCATGCAAGTTTCTACCGATGATGCTGCAGCAGGGGGGCACCCTATCACGCCCCTCAAGGACTGTGACATACGTCACCTCAGCAAGAAGTCAAATGGGATTCACCGGGTCAGGACCCGGAACCGGTTCAAGAGGTCGGGTTTCAAAAGCCAGGTTGACTCGGTGCCCGAGTTCATGAACGAGACAACTAAGTTTAGTATCACCGGCTGGAATGACGATGAGGAGAACGATGGTTCCGAGGAGGAGTTGATGAAGAGGGCGCCGAGTCATGACTCGTTCTCGGTCGAAACGGTGGAGCCCACTCTGGTGAGCCGGGCTGAACAGGGTCGGGTCGTGAAGTCTGAGACCATCCTGGttggtgaagatgatgacttGGTTTTGGACCTGACTTTAGGGGTGAATCCCGTGGTACGCACCCACCTGTCTGCTGGTGGAAGACGCCTCTGA